One window of the Triticum dicoccoides isolate Atlit2015 ecotype Zavitan chromosome 3B, WEW_v2.0, whole genome shotgun sequence genome contains the following:
- the LOC119275649 gene encoding ERI1 exoribonuclease 2-like — protein MAAIMAARGQGQVQDFDFFVVVDFEATCVKDARIFPQEIIEFPAVLVDGATGRIESAFRRYVRPKHHPVLTQFCRELTGIRQEDVDGGVDLGEALWMHDSWLKAATAGGGSLAVVIWGDWDCRTMLESECRFKGIEKPSYFDRWINLRVPFQAALGGGGRVTLQEAVRAAGLDWEGRLHCGLDDARNTARLLVELMRRGVKMTITGSLAPPPPIQQKEQPPQLLTSSCGGSSVLAPLPMIQQKQQSPQLRTRPCGGSSALAPPLIQQKQQPPQPHMISPCGGSSATCFCYCRVPTRGGVVSVPGPMQGKCFFGCGNWTPAMGPVCPYFVWTN, from the coding sequence ATGGCAGCGATCATGGCGGCGCGCGGGCAGGGGCAGGTGCAAGATTTCGACTTCTTCGTGGTGGTGGACTTCGAGGCGACGTGCGTGAAAGACGCGCGGATCTTTCCGCAGGAAATCATTGAGTTCCCCGCCGTGCTCGTCGACGGCGCCACCGGCCGCATCGAGTCCGCGTTTCGCAGGTACGTTCGTCCAAAACATCACCCTGTGCTGACCCAATTTTGCAGGGAACTCACCGGCATCCGGCAGGAGGACGTCGACGGCGGCGTGGATCTCGGCGAGGCGCTCTGGATGCACGACTCTTGGCTgaaggcggcgacggcgggggGAGGGAGCTTGGCCGTCGTGATCTGGGGAGATTGGGATTGCCGCACCATGCTCGAGTCCGAGTGCCGCTTCAAGGGGATAGAGAAGCCCTCCTACTTCGATCGCTGGATCAACCTGAGGGTCCCCTTCCAGGCTGCGCTCGGCGGCGGAGGGCGGGTCACCCTCCAGGAGGCGGTCAGGGCAGCGGGACTGGACTGGGAGGGCCGCCTGCACTGCGGACTGGACGACGCGCGCAACACGGCGCGGCTTCTTGTTGAGCTGATGCGGCGCGGGGTCAAGATGACCATCACCGGTtcgctggcgccgccgccgccgatccagCAGAAGGAGCAGCCCCCGCAGCTTCTCACAAGCTCTTGCGGTGGCTCATCTGTGCTGGCGCCGCTGCCGATGATCCAGCAGAAGCAGCAGTCGCCGCAGCTTCGCACAAGACCTTGCGGTGGCTCATCGGCACTGGCGCCGCCGCTGATCCAGCAGAAGCAGCAGCCGCCGCAGCCACACATGATAAGCCCCTGCGGCGGCTCCTCTGCGACGTGCTTCTGCTACTGCAGGGTACCGACCAGAGGAGGCGTGGTGTCCGTGCCAGGGCCGATGCAGGGCAAGTGCTTCTTCGGGTGTGGCAACTGGACGCCGGCCATGGGACCCGTGTGCCCCTACTTCGTATGGACCAACTGA